The region GCGCACCCAAGCAGCGGCTGGCTGAAGCAGATGCCTGAGATCAAAAGGCCCCGGCTTCCGCGCAGGCGCAAGGAAGTTGCCCGGCGCCGGGTCGTGGATTTCCGACCCGATCTCATCGCGTTTCTCATCTCGCACGCTGCGCCACATTTGGCGGCCCAATTGTGGGTGGAATGGTCAACAGGCGCCCGGGTGTCCAGCATCTTGTTTGGCTGCCGTTTGTGTGACCTTTCGCTAACGCCAGGAAGGGAACAGATCGTATTCCTTGAAACAAAGAATGATGATTCTGTCGTCGCTTCTTTGCATCCGCGCGCTGTCAAAGCGATCAAGGAGTACCTTGATTATCGCGGAAATTTGTTCGATCGAGAGGGGCCACTTTTCCTGGATCACCAAAATCGCCCCTATAGCGACCGCACCCGCGCGGGGCGGATTTCCGGGTCAAATAAAACGGCGTTCCGCGCCATGCGAAGACGCGCGGTTCACGGCTTGATCAGGGAGGCGGTCTTGCTCAGGCGGGCGGGTGATGCGGCCGCCGCCGAAGCAAAAAAGGCAGACGCCCGTTTGTTGGCAAAAGTAACGCAGCACTGGTTTCGGCATGCCTTGGCGACAAACATGCTGAGCGCCGGCGCCGACTTGAAATCGATTATGGAGCAAGGTGGCTGGCGAG is a window of Oleomonas cavernae DNA encoding:
- a CDS encoding tyrosine-type recombinase/integrase; this translates as MVERDGHWHITGTLRIGDRTQRIRQSTGLPAISALRADAEAVRFKLERQMRDAIVHGIKPSCEVAEAADRYLRMERDKPLGWREINVIKQVNEALGRRTFERISDEEWSMFVDATNAGNSAATKRRWLNCLLPFLRWCAHPSSGWLKQMPEIKRPRLPRRRKEVARRRVVDFRPDLIAFLISHAAPHLAAQLWVEWSTGARVSSILFGCRLCDLSLTPGREQIVFLETKNDDSVVASLHPRAVKAIKEYLDYRGNLFDREGPLFLDHQNRPYSDRTRAGRISGSNKTAFRAMRRRAVHGLIREAVLLRRAGDAAAAEAKKADARLLAKVTQHWFRHALATNMLSAGADLKSIMEQGGWRDVESVLAYAHGVESVRRRHVLNLPVPQERKAKSRKKMPP